In Candidatus Defluviilinea proxima, a single genomic region encodes these proteins:
- a CDS encoding RNA polymerase sigma factor, giving the protein MKENDLKTTLQLIERAQADDRTAFAALFEQYKNLVYKTAYLVLNDPAEAEDALQEIFLSVHKSLNSFDPRKGAFTTWLHRITLNYCLNHRRKRKYSSLETIYPHPSTDFPSTRLANEDAIWQATRSLSDKLQAVVILRYYWELPYTEIAQILDLPLGTVKSRLDLALKTLRKTIEAQEAHEAPVSQSEVCE; this is encoded by the coding sequence GTGAAAGAAAATGACCTAAAAACAACCTTGCAACTCATCGAACGGGCGCAGGCAGATGACCGAACCGCTTTTGCCGCCTTATTCGAACAATACAAGAATCTTGTTTACAAAACCGCCTATCTTGTGCTTAACGACCCCGCCGAAGCGGAGGATGCGCTACAGGAAATCTTCCTATCCGTGCACAAATCGCTAAATAGTTTCGATCCACGCAAAGGTGCGTTCACTACATGGTTGCATCGCATCACACTTAACTACTGTCTGAATCACCGCCGCAAACGAAAGTATTCTTCGCTGGAAACGATCTATCCGCATCCATCCACGGATTTTCCCAGCACACGTTTAGCCAATGAGGATGCCATCTGGCAGGCGACTCGTTCTCTAAGCGACAAATTACAAGCCGTTGTGATTCTGCGCTATTACTGGGAACTCCCCTACACTGAAATCGCTCAAATTCTGGACCTGCCGCTTGGTACTGTCAAATCGCGGCTGGATCTTGCCCTGAAAACTTTACGAAAGACCATCGAGGCACAGGAAGCCCACGAAGCGCCTGTTTCTCAATCGGAGGTGTGCGAATGA
- a CDS encoding DUF4910 domain-containing protein, whose protein sequence is MKPYPSLKFILAEFFPLHRTLASDDHDKTLEIVGSYMPDSSNYTIETYAPLTPVWTWKVPERYIVHEAYLETEDGERIVDFKDNPLHIVSYSLPTDKVLTFEELQPHLYFNEKRPHTVPWVFKYYERDWGFCLPKNTFDKLPRNKKYHAVINCEFITDPKQGFKVATAIIHPEGGPNPEAGEFLVQAHTCHPMQANDDGAGVVSTIELARRLAVNPLPPGSMSVRFWFGPETIGTIAWLAHNESLIPNLRGGIFMEMTGNQNQIAWHHTRQHDHLLDRITNYVLRDTPHDERDFAAAPANDERVINGPGVNVPCISLNRFPYDEYHTTDDNLDIMHEEMLIGAAQTAEEIIRIYASNYIPKRTFRGPVFLSGHGLWVDWRDNWALNRAIEKIMMRFEGEHTIFDIAEQVGLDYQTVRDYVEKFKAKGFVTPQPIPSEGQTQ, encoded by the coding sequence ATGAAACCCTACCCATCCCTCAAATTTATCCTCGCGGAATTCTTTCCCCTGCACCGCACCCTCGCCTCTGACGACCACGACAAAACGTTGGAGATCGTCGGCTCGTACATGCCCGACTCATCCAACTACACCATCGAGACCTACGCCCCGCTGACTCCCGTCTGGACATGGAAAGTGCCTGAGCGCTATATTGTCCATGAGGCGTACCTCGAAACAGAAGATGGCGAACGCATCGTGGACTTCAAGGACAATCCGCTTCACATCGTTTCGTATTCATTGCCAACCGATAAAGTTCTGACCTTTGAAGAACTCCAGCCACATTTGTATTTCAACGAGAAACGTCCGCACACCGTGCCGTGGGTCTTCAAATACTACGAACGTGACTGGGGATTCTGTCTGCCGAAGAACACCTTCGATAAACTCCCGCGTAACAAAAAATATCACGCGGTAATCAACTGTGAATTCATCACCGACCCCAAACAGGGATTCAAAGTCGCAACGGCGATCATCCACCCCGAGGGCGGACCCAATCCCGAGGCGGGCGAGTTCCTTGTACAGGCGCATACCTGTCATCCCATGCAAGCCAATGACGATGGCGCAGGCGTGGTCAGCACCATCGAGTTGGCGCGGCGACTTGCGGTGAATCCGCTTCCCCCTGGCTCGATGAGCGTCCGTTTTTGGTTTGGACCTGAGACCATCGGCACCATCGCCTGGCTCGCGCACAACGAGTCGCTCATCCCGAATCTGCGCGGTGGCATCTTCATGGAGATGACGGGCAATCAAAATCAAATTGCGTGGCATCACACACGTCAACACGATCATCTCCTCGACCGCATCACGAATTATGTTTTGCGCGATACACCTCACGACGAACGTGATTTCGCCGCCGCTCCCGCCAACGATGAACGCGTCATCAACGGACCTGGCGTCAATGTGCCGTGCATTTCGCTAAACCGTTTCCCCTACGACGAGTATCACACCACCGACGACAATCTCGACATCATGCACGAAGAGATGCTCATCGGTGCGGCGCAAACTGCTGAAGAGATCATCCGCATCTACGCCAGCAACTACATTCCCAAGCGCACCTTCCGCGGTCCCGTGTTTCTCAGCGGTCACGGTCTATGGGTCGATTGGCGCGATAACTGGGCGCTCAACCGTGCCATCGAAAAGATCATGATGCGCTTCGAAGGCGAGCACACGATCTTCGACATCGCCGAGCAGGTCGGTCTCGATTATCAGACCGTCCGCGATTACGTTGAAAAATTTAAAGCAAAAGGATTTGTGACTCCTCAGCCGATCCCGTCCGAAGGGCAGACTCAATGA
- a CDS encoding glycosyltransferase family protein, translating into MTEKVVAIIQGRMSSSRLPGKILADIAGQPMLQRVFIRTSRSASVSQTLFATTTDPSDDPVAEYCDFNGIPFTRGSLYDVLDRYYQAAKQAKADYVVRITADCPVIDPELIDNVVNTLLEDEYDFVCNRLPPPYPRTYPIGLDVEACTFKVLAKAWKEAKEPQHREHAMPYFYEGVELTRQSRTLETGTSPRGYNIALIHHTTDFGDYRWTVDTPEDLEFMRQVYGHFDGRDDFTWKEVLDLVHDNPELMKINAGVQHKTLKDIDKRALKR; encoded by the coding sequence ATGACTGAAAAAGTAGTAGCCATCATTCAGGGACGCATGTCCTCATCGCGTTTGCCTGGCAAGATCCTCGCAGACATTGCGGGTCAACCCATGTTGCAGCGCGTCTTCATTCGGACCTCGCGGTCTGCTTCTGTTTCCCAAACCTTATTCGCCACGACAACCGATCCCTCCGACGATCCCGTCGCCGAATACTGCGACTTCAACGGAATCCCTTTCACGCGCGGCAGTCTCTATGATGTGCTCGACCGTTACTATCAAGCCGCCAAACAAGCGAAGGCGGATTACGTTGTCCGCATCACTGCGGATTGTCCCGTCATTGACCCTGAACTGATCGATAATGTGGTCAATACTCTCCTAGAAGACGAATACGACTTCGTCTGCAACCGTCTCCCTCCACCCTATCCTCGCACCTATCCCATTGGCTTGGATGTGGAAGCCTGCACGTTCAAAGTCCTTGCCAAGGCATGGAAGGAAGCCAAAGAACCCCAACACCGCGAACACGCCATGCCCTACTTCTACGAAGGCGTCGAACTCACCCGTCAAAGCCGAACCCTCGAAACAGGAACATCTCCACGCGGATATAATATCGCTCTCATCCATCACACCACCGACTTCGGCGACTACCGCTGGACGGTCGACACCCCTGAAGACCTGGAATTCATGCGTCAGGTATACGGTCATTTCGATGGAAGAGATGATTTCACCTGGAAAGAAGTCCTCGATCTGGTTCACGACAATCCTGAGTTGATGAAGATCAACGCAGGTGTGCAACACAAAACTTTGAAAGATATCGACAAAAGGGCGTTGAAACGTTAG
- a CDS encoding glycosyltransferase family 2 protein, whose amino-acid sequence MRKGQNPAKFVKDVAKPERITVALLNYIPFLSGFYAETLDVLKVSLESMRKDAGLPFDLMVFDNGSCAEVRDFLVKEKEEGRIQYLILSEKNMGKGGAWNVMLAGAPGEIIAYTDADVLFSPKWLSRSVEILETFPNVGMVTARPFRTPPEFYENTLKWARENAKLEDGQFIPWETFLEFNLSLGQTEEENKKVYTETKDWRITYRPERSGIVPEGGAQSKDVTAIAGASHWQFTAYKSTLQKFLPFDMDKPMGQVRQLDKRMNDAGLLRLMVSDPLAMNMSNTLGYLRGELKQAGGRKRRVSVSRKILEIGFIKKMLLAVYNKIFSWYYS is encoded by the coding sequence ATGCGTAAAGGTCAAAACCCTGCCAAGTTCGTCAAAGACGTAGCCAAGCCCGAACGAATAACGGTTGCGCTATTGAATTACATTCCCTTCCTCAGTGGATTTTATGCTGAGACCCTCGATGTGCTGAAAGTCTCGCTCGAATCCATGCGCAAGGATGCGGGTCTACCATTCGACTTGATGGTCTTTGATAATGGCTCGTGTGCTGAAGTGCGTGACTTTCTCGTGAAAGAAAAAGAAGAAGGACGAATCCAATATTTGATCCTCTCCGAGAAGAACATGGGTAAGGGTGGTGCATGGAATGTAATGCTGGCAGGTGCGCCAGGCGAGATCATTGCTTACACCGACGCGGATGTTTTATTTTCCCCGAAGTGGCTCTCGCGTTCCGTGGAGATTCTCGAAACCTTTCCGAATGTCGGCATGGTGACCGCGCGTCCCTTTCGCACGCCGCCTGAGTTTTATGAAAACACATTGAAGTGGGCAAGAGAAAATGCAAAGCTAGAGGATGGTCAATTCATCCCATGGGAAACATTTTTAGAATTTAACTTGTCACTTGGGCAGACGGAAGAAGAGAATAAAAAAGTATATACCGAGACGAAAGACTGGCGCATTACTTATCGTCCTGAGCGGAGCGGCATCGTCCCCGAAGGGGGAGCGCAGTCGAAGGACGTGACTGCAATTGCAGGTGCAAGTCATTGGCAGTTCACGGCGTATAAGTCCACGCTTCAGAAGTTCCTGCCCTTTGACATGGACAAGCCCATGGGACAAGTCCGCCAGTTGGACAAACGCATGAACGATGCAGGTTTACTGCGCCTGATGGTCTCTGACCCGTTGGCGATGAATATGTCCAATACGTTGGGGTATCTGCGCGGGGAGTTGAAGCAGGCTGGGGGTAGAAAGAGGCGGGTTTCTGTCAGCAGGAAAATTCTTGAAATTGGATTTATCAAGAAGATGTTGTTGGCGGTCTATAACAAAATTTTTAGCTGGTATTATTCCTAA
- a CDS encoding zf-HC2 domain-containing protein, which translates to MNCEYIQELLVAYLDGEVTPSEKKTIQSHLSTCTVCQQEYNLLFTARDRVRATLQSRTVHASPQADAWNRLEARLTESAQTSSVRSTTKLSRLAPDVKQIFTQLFSGGVTMQKRSILATGVSILTLALVAVLVFNNVTAVSAEQILERASAAQTKIEAGQGIMHTLIEIYENPQAIEGTGTTVITEMYADPSAGYYRYIDMDVNSKVISISANDENYEYLMLETDTAIHRTPRIDEPEKSYIPVSVREESSVFEQFRASSHVELVGKEKRDGREVYILANRNFQTQQLPDGKEEKNYTGTVTMIFDAKTYELLESETTVYKNDQEIVIERVRFLTDEILPTGTVVDWSLGDLQDLSFIDNAPQTEEAEILPAPITREELAKHPDTFVLKNIPDGFTESIIAAPGQTDDQPFTYEINYDNASKENFGLLAIGLLDAGFVEMNFYDGSYKTSNGMVLYYSISRPENSSDGTSAILATPDGASFLLISTMSRQQVQMLVEGLVQLK; encoded by the coding sequence ATGAACTGCGAGTATATTCAAGAACTCTTGGTCGCTTATTTAGATGGAGAAGTCACTCCTTCTGAAAAGAAAACCATTCAGTCACATCTCTCCACCTGTACCGTTTGCCAGCAGGAATATAACCTGCTGTTCACGGCTCGAGATCGAGTCCGTGCGACACTGCAGAGTCGCACTGTCCATGCCAGCCCTCAAGCAGATGCGTGGAATCGATTAGAGGCTCGCCTGACGGAGTCCGCGCAGACTTCGTCCGTACGATCTACAACCAAGCTTTCGCGTCTGGCGCCGGACGTAAAGCAAATCTTCACTCAACTCTTTTCTGGAGGCGTAACAATGCAAAAACGATCCATCCTGGCAACAGGCGTATCTATTCTGACGCTTGCTTTAGTTGCCGTACTAGTCTTCAATAACGTCACTGCTGTTTCAGCGGAGCAAATTCTCGAGCGGGCCTCAGCCGCCCAAACGAAGATCGAAGCGGGGCAAGGGATCATGCACACCCTGATCGAAATCTACGAGAACCCTCAGGCCATTGAAGGTACTGGGACAACGGTCATCACGGAAATGTATGCAGATCCATCTGCAGGTTACTACCGCTACATTGATATGGATGTGAACAGCAAGGTAATATCTATTTCAGCGAACGATGAAAATTATGAATATCTCATGCTCGAAACAGATACAGCCATCCATCGCACACCTAGAATAGATGAACCGGAAAAATCTTATATACCCGTTTCAGTTCGCGAAGAATCATCTGTCTTCGAACAATTCCGCGCAAGTTCTCATGTGGAGTTGGTAGGGAAAGAAAAACGGGATGGCAGAGAAGTCTACATCTTAGCCAACCGTAACTTCCAAACCCAACAACTACCAGACGGCAAGGAAGAAAAGAACTACACTGGTACAGTGACCATGATCTTCGATGCAAAAACGTATGAATTGCTCGAAAGCGAAACGACCGTGTATAAGAACGACCAGGAGATCGTCATTGAACGCGTCCGCTTCCTCACGGATGAAATCCTGCCAACAGGTACCGTAGTAGATTGGAGTCTCGGTGATTTGCAAGATCTTTCCTTCATCGACAATGCACCACAGACAGAAGAGGCAGAAATCCTGCCTGCTCCCATTACACGTGAAGAGTTGGCCAAGCACCCCGACACCTTTGTTCTGAAGAACATCCCAGACGGGTTTACAGAAAGCATCATAGCCGCCCCCGGCCAAACAGACGACCAGCCATTCACGTACGAGATCAACTACGACAATGCTTCTAAAGAAAACTTTGGCCTGTTAGCCATTGGCCTGCTGGACGCAGGGTTTGTCGAAATGAACTTCTATGATGGCAGTTACAAAACATCTAATGGAATGGTTCTGTACTACAGCATAAGCAGACCTGAAAATTCAAGTGACGGCACATCCGCCATCCTCGCCACTCCTGACGGCGCAAGCTTCCTACTCATCAGCACCATGTCACGTCAACAAGTACAGATGTTGGTGGAAGGCCTGGTACAACTCAAATAA
- a CDS encoding YdcF family protein, protein MSKNLIQKTFRFIVRLGLFGLFVLAFVRIVIILVAKPKTFSVDDVPTKRVAIVFGAEVKKDGTPSVVLRDRIETAVVLYKSGKVEKLLMSGDNRFVDYNEPEAMRQYAVSLGIPDEAIVLDYAGRRTYDTCYRAKEIFQVDSAILVTQGFHLSRSLFLCNSFGVESVGVGADNYYYLKRLRLVWYIRETLATTQAVWDVYVQHPVPVLGEPEPIFAMK, encoded by the coding sequence ATGTCTAAGAATTTGATACAGAAAACGTTTCGTTTCATTGTGAGACTTGGCCTATTCGGGCTCTTTGTGTTGGCTTTTGTCCGCATTGTTATCATCCTTGTCGCGAAACCAAAAACATTTTCAGTTGATGATGTCCCAACCAAACGGGTTGCCATCGTCTTTGGTGCGGAAGTGAAAAAGGACGGTACGCCCTCCGTTGTGTTGCGTGACCGTATTGAGACTGCTGTTGTGTTGTATAAAAGCGGCAAAGTGGAAAAGCTCCTCATGAGCGGAGATAATCGCTTTGTGGATTACAACGAACCAGAAGCGATGCGGCAGTACGCGGTCAGCCTCGGCATCCCTGATGAAGCAATCGTCCTTGATTACGCGGGTCGTCGCACGTATGACACCTGCTATCGTGCAAAAGAAATCTTTCAAGTGGATTCCGCCATCCTCGTCACGCAGGGATTTCATCTGTCGCGTTCATTGTTTCTCTGCAATTCATTTGGCGTGGAATCGGTTGGGGTAGGGGCAGACAATTACTATTACCTCAAACGGCTGCGCTTGGTCTGGTATATCAGGGAAACCCTAGCGACTACGCAGGCTGTGTGGGATGTGTACGTGCAACATCCTGTCCCTGTGCTGGGTGAACCAGAACCAATATTCGCGATGAAGTAA